One genomic segment of Mycolicibacterium psychrotolerans includes these proteins:
- a CDS encoding LLM class F420-dependent oxidoreductase — translation MQLTGVGLWSSQLRYGNPGEAADAAAELDELGFPALWIPDVGGPVLDVVDNLLSATTKTVIATGILNLWMHDPAEVAARYATLTETHGERFLLGIGVSHAPLIDSQEPGRYRKPLAATRAFLDGIDASPQPVPTGNRVLAALGPKMLEMSATRAAGAHPYLTSPEHTHQAREVLGEGPMLLPEQSVLLTDSREQAREIGTDWLKSYLSLPNYANNILRTGFTEEDISTVSDRLFDALIAWGDEETVLRRVAEHRDAGADHVCVQVLTADPREFPREQWRRLAAALE, via the coding sequence ATGCAATTGACAGGTGTCGGGTTGTGGAGTTCGCAGTTGCGCTACGGAAACCCGGGTGAGGCGGCCGATGCCGCCGCGGAACTCGACGAGCTCGGCTTCCCCGCCCTGTGGATTCCCGACGTGGGCGGACCGGTCCTCGACGTGGTTGACAACCTGTTGTCGGCAACCACCAAGACCGTGATCGCGACGGGCATCCTGAACCTGTGGATGCACGATCCGGCTGAGGTGGCCGCCCGCTACGCCACGCTGACCGAGACCCACGGGGAACGCTTCCTCCTCGGTATCGGCGTCAGCCACGCGCCACTGATCGACTCGCAGGAGCCTGGCCGCTACCGCAAGCCGCTTGCGGCCACCAGGGCCTTCCTCGACGGCATCGACGCCTCGCCGCAGCCGGTACCGACGGGCAACCGGGTGCTCGCTGCGCTGGGCCCCAAGATGCTGGAAATGTCGGCGACCCGCGCCGCCGGAGCGCACCCCTACCTCACGTCGCCCGAGCACACCCACCAGGCGCGCGAGGTCCTCGGCGAGGGGCCGATGCTGCTGCCCGAACAGAGCGTGCTGCTCACCGACAGCAGGGAGCAGGCTCGCGAGATCGGTACGGACTGGCTGAAGTCCTATCTGTCGCTGCCGAACTACGCCAACAACATCCTGCGCACAGGCTTCACCGAGGAGGACATCAGCACGGTCAGCGACCGGTTGTTCGACGCGCTGATCGCCTGGGGAGACGAGGAGACCGTGCTGCGACGCGTCGCCGAACACCGCGACGCGGGCGCCGACCACGTGTGCGTGCAGGTCCTCACCGCCGACCCGCGGGAGTTCCCGCGCGAGCAGTGGCGCCGCCTGGCGGCCGCGCTCGAGTAG
- a CDS encoding nuclear transport factor 2 family protein has product MTFDSGAVGLAFSEHRFDDALDHLAKDVTWTIVGGMVLEGADAVRRTCRDTLESLEGTRREFDRCVTAVGAGVVAVDTVVRYIRPDGVTAVASCAIYEFADEKITKITSYAVEIDPGDPGAQPRPQNR; this is encoded by the coding sequence ATGACATTCGATTCCGGCGCGGTCGGCCTCGCGTTCTCCGAGCACCGGTTCGACGACGCGTTGGACCACCTCGCCAAGGACGTGACGTGGACCATCGTCGGAGGCATGGTCCTCGAGGGCGCAGACGCGGTGCGCCGCACGTGCCGGGACACCCTCGAGAGCCTCGAGGGCACCCGACGGGAGTTCGACCGCTGTGTCACCGCCGTGGGTGCCGGCGTGGTCGCCGTGGACACCGTCGTGCGCTACATCCGCCCCGACGGGGTGACGGCGGTGGCCAGCTGTGCCATCTACGAGTTCGCCGACGAGAAGATCACGAAGATCACCTCCTACGCGGTCGAGATCGACCCCGGTGACCCGGGCGCGCAGCCACGGCCGCAGAACAGGTAG
- a CDS encoding 1-acyl-sn-glycerol-3-phosphate acyltransferase produces the protein MGDDSDGGRQGLEKLTEGALAALENIAENLGADGIVDDAIARAMSGIAAAGEEFVRRYHRLEIDADMAAPEEPVLFVANHGFGGVIDLNVFAVRAALDALTLDRPVTVLTHQLAWTLGVGRLLEPLGARPAGRDSAVEALDAGHHVLVFPGGDKDAGKTFADRNRVIFDGRAGFADLALEQNVPIVPVVTAGAGESLLVLSSGEGLARALRLDKIARLKTLPVSVSLPWGLNIGAVGLLPYLPLPTKLVTRVLTPMTPERDETAQQFAARVEHAMQDALTALTSGRRPLLG, from the coding sequence ATGGGCGACGATTCCGACGGCGGACGACAAGGGCTCGAGAAGCTCACCGAGGGCGCGCTGGCCGCACTCGAGAACATCGCCGAGAACCTCGGGGCCGACGGGATCGTCGACGATGCGATAGCGCGCGCCATGTCCGGGATCGCCGCGGCCGGGGAGGAATTCGTTCGTCGGTATCACCGGCTGGAGATCGACGCGGACATGGCCGCACCCGAGGAGCCGGTGCTCTTCGTCGCCAACCATGGTTTCGGCGGCGTCATCGACCTGAACGTGTTCGCCGTGCGCGCTGCGTTGGACGCGCTGACGCTGGACCGCCCCGTCACGGTGTTGACGCACCAGCTGGCGTGGACGCTCGGGGTCGGGAGGCTGCTCGAGCCGCTGGGTGCGCGGCCGGCGGGCCGGGACAGTGCCGTCGAGGCACTCGACGCGGGACATCACGTGCTGGTGTTTCCCGGCGGCGACAAGGACGCAGGGAAGACCTTCGCGGACCGCAATCGCGTGATCTTCGACGGCCGCGCGGGTTTCGCCGACCTCGCCCTCGAGCAGAACGTGCCGATCGTTCCGGTGGTGACCGCCGGGGCCGGGGAGTCACTGCTGGTGCTCTCCAGCGGGGAGGGGCTCGCCCGCGCTCTCCGGCTCGACAAGATCGCGCGCCTCAAAACGTTGCCGGTGAGCGTGTCGCTGCCGTGGGGCCTCAACATCGGCGCCGTGGGCCTGCTTCCGTATCTTCCGCTGCCGACCAAGCTCGTCACCCGGGTGCTCACGCCGATGACTCCGGAGCGGGACGAGACCGCGCAGCAGTTCGCGGCTCGCGTCGAGCACGCGATGCAGGACGCCTTGACCGCACTCACCAGCGGGCGTCGACCCCTACTGGGCTGA
- a CDS encoding VOC family protein, giving the protein MHSEQGGLRGEHPGRAANPLIRVADIAWLEFDKPDLSKAEAFARAFGFGVALRTPQQLHLRGTDAGGPCAILRSGTRSRFGGVAFRAADEVDVLRLADKTGAAVHALPEVIGGVAVQLADPSGTPVKVVGGLQQLPAQPVQVPQLGNTARSGPRINATVRPPRVPARVQRLGHVVLQSTTYLKTLNWYLDTLGMIVSDFLYFPGQRDRGPAMSFIRCDRGATPADHHTLALALGPANRYVHSAYQVSDLDALAAGGEYLLERGYRRSWGIGRHIQGSQLFDYWRDPDGFLVEHFADGDLFDNTLEPGWAPFTASGLAQWGPPVTKDFLDAGPKSAGRQAMSMYHALRDDNEFDLNRLLGLLKVATS; this is encoded by the coding sequence ATGCACAGCGAGCAGGGCGGCCTGCGCGGCGAGCATCCCGGCCGCGCGGCGAACCCCCTCATCCGGGTGGCCGACATCGCCTGGCTGGAGTTCGACAAGCCCGACCTGTCGAAGGCGGAGGCATTCGCTCGCGCCTTCGGCTTCGGCGTGGCGCTGCGCACCCCCCAGCAGCTGCACCTGCGCGGCACCGACGCGGGGGGTCCGTGCGCGATCCTGCGCAGCGGCACTCGCAGCCGGTTCGGCGGCGTCGCGTTCCGTGCCGCCGACGAGGTGGACGTGCTGCGGCTGGCCGACAAAACCGGCGCCGCGGTGCACGCCCTGCCCGAGGTGATCGGAGGAGTGGCGGTGCAGTTGGCCGACCCGAGCGGCACACCGGTGAAGGTCGTCGGGGGACTGCAGCAGCTTCCCGCCCAGCCGGTCCAGGTGCCGCAGCTGGGGAACACCGCGCGGAGCGGCCCGCGCATCAACGCCACGGTGCGGCCGCCCCGGGTGCCCGCCCGCGTGCAACGGCTCGGGCACGTGGTTCTGCAGTCGACCACGTACCTCAAGACACTCAACTGGTACCTGGACACCCTCGGCATGATCGTCAGCGACTTCCTGTACTTCCCCGGGCAGCGCGACCGCGGACCGGCGATGAGCTTCATCCGCTGCGACCGGGGCGCCACCCCGGCCGATCACCACACCTTGGCGTTGGCGCTGGGTCCGGCCAACCGGTACGTGCATTCGGCCTATCAGGTCAGCGATCTCGATGCGTTGGCCGCCGGCGGTGAGTATCTGCTCGAGCGCGGTTATCGCCGCTCTTGGGGCATCGGCCGCCACATCCAGGGCAGCCAACTGTTCGACTACTGGCGCGACCCCGACGGCTTCCTGGTGGAGCACTTCGCCGACGGGGACCTGTTCGACAACACGCTCGAGCCGGGTTGGGCGCCGTTCACCGCCAGCGGCCTGGCTCAGTGGGGTCCGCCGGTGACCAAGGACTTCCTCGACGCAGGCCCGAAATCAGCAGGCCGACAGGCCATGTCGATGTATCACGCCCTGCGCGACGACAACGAGTTCGACCTCAACCGCCTTCTGGGCCTCCTGAAAGTCGCCACCTCGTGA
- a CDS encoding fumarylacetoacetate hydrolase family protein translates to MSISVLRTSDAWWVQTPTGAAEIATNAVSTAELLADRAAVSAAAATGGSVAIDDLQLVSPVTAPCRVVAQMTNFESHVKDAGMDPKTVPLTFFRKSSASITGPHGEIVRPAHVRLLDYEVEIGLVIGRDIPVGTTITDANLTDHVAALTITNDVSARDIQLPQTQFYEAKSYPTFTPVGPALVLLEGDELSRFGDLRLRLGVGGQERQNALVEGDMLYRPLQALQALTRFQDLAAGDLILTGTPVGTALSAPPKPIEIIGNLLPPAVKWKAFFARQAKNPKYLQHGDVVEASVATDDGALDLGVQRLTVRYAQ, encoded by the coding sequence GTGAGCATCTCCGTCCTCCGCACCTCCGACGCCTGGTGGGTACAGACCCCGACGGGCGCAGCCGAGATCGCCACCAACGCGGTCAGCACCGCCGAACTGCTGGCCGACCGGGCGGCCGTCTCCGCCGCTGCGGCCACCGGCGGCTCCGTCGCGATCGACGACCTGCAGCTGGTATCGCCGGTGACCGCGCCCTGCCGGGTGGTCGCGCAGATGACGAACTTCGAGTCCCACGTCAAGGACGCCGGGATGGACCCGAAGACCGTGCCGCTCACCTTCTTTCGCAAGTCGTCGGCCTCGATCACCGGGCCGCACGGCGAGATCGTGCGGCCCGCGCATGTCCGGCTGCTCGACTACGAGGTCGAGATCGGTCTGGTCATCGGCCGCGACATTCCCGTCGGCACCACGATCACCGACGCGAATCTGACCGATCACGTTGCCGCGCTGACGATCACCAACGACGTCTCGGCGCGCGACATCCAGCTTCCGCAGACCCAGTTCTACGAGGCCAAGTCCTACCCGACCTTCACCCCGGTGGGGCCCGCGCTGGTCCTCCTCGAGGGCGACGAGTTGTCCCGCTTCGGGGATCTGCGCCTGAGGCTCGGTGTCGGCGGGCAGGAGCGCCAGAACGCGCTCGTCGAGGGCGACATGCTGTACCGCCCGCTGCAGGCGCTGCAGGCGTTGACGCGGTTCCAGGATCTGGCCGCCGGGGACCTCATTCTCACCGGCACTCCCGTGGGGACCGCGCTGAGCGCGCCGCCCAAACCGATCGAGATCATCGGCAATCTCCTTCCCCCAGCCGTCAAGTGGAAGGCGTTCTTCGCCCGCCAGGCGAAGAACCCGAAGTACCTGCAGCACGGTGACGTCGTGGAGGCCTCGGTCGCCACCGACGACGGCGCCCTCGATCTGGGCGTCCAACGGCTCACGGTGCGATACGCGCAATGA
- the mhpA gene encoding bifunctional 3-(3-hydroxy-phenyl)propionate/3-hydroxycinnamic acid hydroxylase MhpA — protein MSGADAPVRHVTVAVVGGGPTGVTAATLLAQYGADTVVLDRWAQVYPQPRAVHLDDEICRIVARLGIAEEFAAISRPARGLRLVDRDLTVLAEFRRDTALTRNGFPAANMFDQPELEELLRRNLTRYRHAEFCGDTEVLDVTEESGGRLRLRAADRASGREFAITADYVLGCDGANSMVRNAMRSTMRDLNFEQRWLVVDIATAADLGQWEGVHQVCDQHRAGTYMRIGRTRYRWEFALLRHESAADFQTLDALRPLIAPWTHTAGDAELELIRVTEYTFRAQIADRWRAGNIFLLGDAAHLTPPFVGQGMGAGLRDAMNLTWKIAAVHRGALAPSALDSYERERRPHTRQMISLARNIGRAMTAGGETGSAIRRFVLPRLHLVPGLRAKVVDSETPPLSASPLIRRSLRTRRIAGRLCPNPVLDDGRRLDEELDLGFALLTTVALTPAQHTVVADRGARAIYAAPNSELARWLENRRVTAAVIRPDRTVMAAGHDITALCRTLPSFATHAGFAPGVRR, from the coding sequence ATGAGTGGGGCGGATGCTCCCGTCCGGCACGTCACAGTCGCCGTCGTCGGCGGCGGGCCCACCGGCGTCACGGCTGCCACGCTGCTGGCGCAGTACGGCGCCGACACCGTGGTGCTGGATCGGTGGGCGCAGGTATACCCGCAGCCCCGGGCGGTGCACCTCGACGACGAGATCTGCCGGATCGTGGCCAGGCTCGGGATAGCCGAGGAGTTCGCCGCCATCTCCCGGCCGGCCCGCGGTCTGCGCCTGGTCGACCGAGATCTGACGGTGCTCGCCGAGTTTCGCCGCGATACCGCGTTGACACGCAACGGTTTTCCTGCCGCCAACATGTTCGATCAGCCAGAGCTGGAAGAGCTGCTGCGACGCAATCTCACCCGCTACCGGCATGCCGAGTTCTGTGGCGACACCGAGGTGCTCGATGTCACCGAGGAGTCGGGCGGCCGACTGCGGCTCCGCGCCGCGGACCGGGCGAGCGGTCGAGAGTTCGCGATCACCGCCGACTACGTACTGGGCTGCGACGGTGCCAACAGCATGGTGCGCAACGCGATGCGGTCGACGATGCGGGACTTGAACTTCGAGCAGCGCTGGCTGGTGGTGGACATCGCCACCGCCGCCGATCTGGGCCAGTGGGAGGGTGTGCACCAGGTCTGCGATCAGCACCGTGCCGGTACCTACATGCGTATCGGTCGGACGCGGTACCGATGGGAATTCGCCCTCCTGCGGCATGAGTCGGCCGCCGACTTCCAGACGTTGGACGCACTGCGGCCGTTGATCGCCCCGTGGACCCATACGGCCGGCGACGCCGAGCTGGAGCTGATCCGGGTGACCGAATACACGTTCCGCGCCCAGATCGCCGATCGCTGGCGGGCCGGCAACATCTTCCTGCTCGGCGACGCGGCGCACCTGACACCTCCGTTCGTCGGCCAGGGCATGGGCGCCGGACTGCGGGACGCGATGAACCTGACGTGGAAGATCGCCGCCGTCCACCGGGGCGCCTTGGCGCCCAGCGCGTTGGACAGCTACGAACGGGAACGCCGACCACACACCCGGCAGATGATCTCACTGGCGCGCAACATCGGACGCGCCATGACCGCCGGTGGCGAGACCGGTTCTGCGATAAGGCGGTTCGTTCTGCCGCGCCTGCACCTGGTTCCCGGCTTGCGTGCCAAGGTGGTCGACTCCGAGACCCCGCCGCTGTCCGCCTCGCCGTTGATTCGCCGCAGCCTCCGCACCCGCCGTATCGCGGGGCGCCTGTGCCCGAACCCGGTGCTGGACGACGGGCGCCGCCTCGACGAGGAGTTGGACCTCGGCTTCGCCCTGCTCACCACGGTGGCGCTCACACCGGCGCAACACACCGTCGTGGCGGATCGGGGTGCGCGGGCGATCTACGCCGCACCGAACTCAGAACTGGCCCGCTGGCTCGAGAACCGCCGCGTGACCGCCGCCGTCATCCGACCCGACCGCACCGTCATGGCGGCCGGCCACGACATCACCGCGCTGTGCCGGACGCTGCCGTCGTTCGCCACGCATGCAGGCTTCGCACCGGGGGTGCGTCGATGA
- a CDS encoding cytochrome P450, with the protein MTAGKVHVFRRSEDVPIYRPSVYSRSAILDPYPRYRELRALGPVVWLARHRLYALPRYAECKAALRDDGTYLSGDGVAANPVVNRLSRGTTLNSDGPEHERRRRLVAHRLMPRALRGLGEAVDEQAHRIVDAAVRRGTVDAVTDVATVLPLAVVPDLVGWPHDQRDHLLGWGAATFDMLGTANWQALTAVPRSVQMLRFARRVVRERNVLPGSMAHELLAAADDGDIGRDEVPALLIDYIAPSLDTTISAISSAIHLFATHPEQWELLKADSSLLPNAINEVVRFESPLRAFTRKAGATSVIAGVSVPAGARVLALYASANRDEHEWKDPWLFDIRRDAGRHVGFGNGAHACAGQGLARLETAAVLRALLDRVERIETLGEPIWAVNNIIRRLEHAPVRLVAG; encoded by the coding sequence ATGACGGCAGGAAAGGTGCACGTGTTTCGTCGCTCCGAGGACGTCCCCATTTATCGGCCCAGCGTCTACAGCAGATCAGCCATCCTCGACCCCTATCCCCGCTACCGGGAGTTGCGTGCCCTCGGTCCCGTGGTGTGGTTGGCCCGCCACCGGCTCTATGCACTTCCGCGGTACGCCGAATGCAAAGCGGCCCTGCGCGACGACGGAACGTACCTGTCCGGCGACGGGGTGGCCGCCAACCCAGTGGTCAATCGTCTCTCGCGCGGCACGACGCTCAACAGCGACGGCCCCGAGCACGAGCGACGCCGCCGACTCGTCGCCCACCGTCTGATGCCTCGCGCCCTGCGCGGTCTCGGCGAGGCCGTCGACGAGCAGGCTCACCGCATCGTCGACGCCGCCGTGCGCCGGGGCACCGTCGATGCGGTGACCGATGTCGCCACCGTGCTTCCGCTGGCGGTCGTGCCCGATCTCGTGGGATGGCCGCATGATCAGCGTGACCATCTCCTCGGCTGGGGCGCAGCGACGTTCGACATGCTGGGGACGGCCAACTGGCAGGCCCTCACGGCGGTGCCCCGCAGCGTGCAGATGCTGCGGTTCGCCCGGCGCGTGGTCCGCGAGCGCAACGTGCTGCCCGGCAGCATGGCGCACGAACTGCTCGCCGCAGCCGACGACGGCGACATCGGGCGCGATGAGGTGCCGGCGCTGCTGATCGACTACATCGCGCCATCGTTGGACACCACGATCAGCGCCATCTCCAGCGCGATCCACCTCTTCGCAACCCATCCCGAGCAGTGGGAGCTGCTCAAGGCGGACTCGTCGTTGCTGCCCAACGCGATCAACGAGGTGGTGCGCTTCGAGTCACCGTTGCGGGCCTTCACCAGGAAGGCCGGCGCCACCAGCGTCATCGCGGGGGTCAGCGTCCCGGCGGGGGCACGCGTGCTCGCCTTGTACGCCTCGGCCAACCGCGACGAACACGAGTGGAAAGATCCGTGGCTCTTCGACATTCGTCGGGATGCCGGGCGGCACGTCGGGTTCGGCAACGGCGCTCACGCGTGCGCGGGGCAGGGGCTGGCGCGGCTGGAGACCGCCGCCGTGCTTCGAGCGCTGCTCGATCGTGTCGAGCGCATCGAGACTCTCGGAGAGCCGATCTGGGCCGTCAACAACATCATTCGCCGCCTCGAACACGCCCCCGTCCGCCTGGTCGCCGGGTGA
- a CDS encoding type II toxin-antitoxin system VapB family antitoxin produces the protein MIFKGVRDGRPYPDHGLSHRQWAQIPPRQIRLDELVMTTTVLALDRLLSEDSTFYGDLFPHAVRWRGNIYLEDGLHRAVRAALRNRTVLHARVFDMDEPLPHSR, from the coding sequence ATGATCTTCAAGGGTGTCCGCGATGGCAGGCCCTATCCTGACCACGGCTTGTCGCACCGGCAGTGGGCCCAGATCCCGCCGCGCCAGATCCGCCTCGACGAACTGGTGATGACGACCACGGTGCTCGCCCTCGATCGGCTGTTGTCCGAGGACTCGACGTTCTACGGCGACCTGTTTCCCCACGCGGTCAGGTGGCGGGGCAACATCTACCTCGAAGACGGGCTGCACCGCGCGGTGCGGGCCGCGCTGCGCAACCGCACGGTGCTGCACGCCCGGGTGTTCGACATGGACGAGCCGCTGCCGCATTCGCGCTGA
- the hrcA gene encoding heat-inducible transcriptional repressor HrcA, with the protein MGSADERRFEVLRAIVADFVATKEPIGSKTLVERHNLGVSSATVRNDMAVLEAEGYIAQPHTSSGRVPTEKGYREFVDRLDDVKPMSTAERRAILTFLESGVDLDDVLRRAVRLLAQLTRQVAIVQYPTLSTSSVRRLEVVALTPARLLLVVITDSGRVDQRIVELGDGIDEGQLAQLRELLGQALEGKPLAAASVAVSDLASHLNGQGGLADAVGRAATVLVETLVEHTEERLLLGGTANLTRNTADFGGSLRSVLEALEEQVVVLRLLAKQQEAGKVTVRIGHETEAEQMAGTSVVSTAYGSSGKVFGGMGVLGPTRMDYPGTIANVAAVALYIGEVLGNR; encoded by the coding sequence ATGGGCAGCGCTGACGAGCGCCGATTCGAAGTCCTCCGCGCGATTGTCGCCGATTTCGTCGCGACCAAGGAGCCCATCGGATCCAAGACCCTGGTCGAGCGGCACAATCTGGGCGTGTCCAGCGCCACCGTCCGCAACGACATGGCGGTACTGGAGGCCGAGGGCTACATCGCCCAGCCCCACACCAGCTCCGGTCGGGTGCCCACCGAGAAGGGCTACCGGGAGTTCGTCGACCGCCTCGACGACGTCAAGCCGATGTCGACCGCGGAGCGGCGCGCGATTCTGACGTTCCTCGAATCCGGCGTCGACCTCGACGACGTGCTGCGCCGTGCGGTCCGGCTGCTCGCCCAACTGACCCGGCAGGTCGCGATCGTGCAGTACCCGACGCTGTCCACCTCGTCGGTGCGGCGGCTCGAGGTCGTCGCGCTGACGCCCGCCCGCTTGCTGCTCGTCGTGATCACCGACTCCGGGCGGGTCGACCAGCGCATCGTCGAACTCGGCGACGGGATCGACGAGGGTCAGCTCGCGCAATTGCGGGAGCTGCTCGGGCAGGCGCTCGAAGGCAAACCGCTGGCCGCGGCCTCGGTCGCGGTGTCCGACCTGGCGTCCCATCTCAACGGGCAGGGCGGCCTGGCCGACGCGGTCGGCAGGGCGGCGACCGTACTCGTCGAGACCCTGGTCGAGCACACCGAGGAACGGCTGCTGCTCGGCGGGACGGCGAACCTGACCCGCAACACCGCCGACTTCGGCGGCTCGCTGCGCTCGGTGCTCGAGGCGCTCGAGGAGCAGGTGGTGGTGCTGCGGCTGCTGGCCAAGCAGCAGGAGGCGGGCAAGGTGACGGTGCGGATCGGGCACGAGACCGAGGCCGAGCAGATGGCAGGCACCTCGGTGGTGAGCACCGCTTACGGTAGTTCTGGCAAGGTCTTCGGCGGCATGGGTGTGTTGGGTCCCACACGGATGGACTATCCGGGAACCATCGCCAACGTCGCCGCAGTTGCTCTTTATATTGGCGAAGTCCTAGGTAACCGCTGA
- the dnaJ gene encoding molecular chaperone DnaJ, producing MARDYYGLLGVSKGASETEIKRAYRKLARELHPDVNPDEEAQARFKEVSAAYEVLNDPEKRRIVDLGGDPLESAGAAGGGFGGFGGLGDVFEAFFGGGASSRGPIGRVRPGSDSLLRMRLDLEECATGVTKQVTVDTAVLCDLCQGKGTHGNSTPVTCDTCHGRGEVQTVQRSLLGQVMTSRPCPVCGGVGEVIPDPCNRCAGDGRVRARREISVKIPAGVGDGMRVRLAAQGEVGPGGGPAGDLYVEVHEKPHDVFVRDGDDLHCTISVPMVDAALGTSVTVEAILDGPTEITIAAGTQPGSVTTLRGHGMPHLRSGVRGDLHAHIDVVVPSRLDHDDVELLRAYKERHRDTAQVRSSAAAASNNGGGLFSRLRETFTGR from the coding sequence GTGGCACGCGACTATTACGGCTTGCTCGGGGTGAGCAAAGGCGCCAGTGAGACGGAGATCAAACGCGCCTACCGCAAGCTCGCCCGGGAGCTGCACCCCGACGTCAATCCCGACGAAGAGGCGCAGGCGCGCTTCAAGGAGGTCAGCGCCGCGTACGAGGTGCTCAACGACCCGGAGAAGCGCCGGATCGTCGACCTCGGCGGCGATCCGCTGGAGTCCGCGGGCGCTGCCGGCGGCGGCTTCGGCGGGTTCGGGGGCCTCGGCGACGTCTTCGAGGCGTTCTTCGGCGGCGGCGCCTCGTCGCGCGGTCCGATCGGCCGGGTCCGGCCGGGCTCGGACTCGCTGCTGCGGATGCGCCTCGACCTCGAGGAGTGCGCGACCGGGGTGACCAAACAGGTCACCGTCGACACGGCGGTGCTGTGCGACCTGTGCCAGGGCAAGGGCACCCACGGCAACTCGACGCCGGTCACCTGCGACACCTGCCACGGACGCGGCGAGGTGCAGACCGTGCAGAGGTCGCTGTTGGGTCAGGTCATGACGTCGCGGCCGTGCCCGGTGTGCGGCGGCGTCGGTGAGGTGATCCCCGACCCGTGCAACCGGTGCGCCGGCGACGGCCGCGTTCGGGCCCGTCGCGAGATCAGCGTGAAGATCCCGGCCGGTGTCGGCGATGGCATGCGGGTGCGGCTTGCGGCTCAGGGCGAGGTCGGACCCGGCGGCGGACCGGCAGGCGACCTCTACGTCGAGGTGCACGAGAAGCCGCACGACGTCTTCGTCCGCGACGGGGACGACCTGCACTGCACCATCTCGGTGCCGATGGTCGACGCCGCGCTGGGCACGTCGGTGACGGTCGAGGCGATCCTGGACGGGCCGACCGAGATCACGATCGCGGCGGGTACGCAGCCGGGGTCGGTGACCACGCTGCGCGGCCACGGCATGCCGCACCTGCGCTCCGGCGTGCGCGGCGACCTGCATGCGCACATCGACGTGGTGGTGCCCTCCCGCCTCGATCACGACGATGTGGAACTGCTGCGCGCCTACAAGGAACGCCACCGCGACACCGCCCAGGTGCGCAGTTCGGCGGCCGCGGCGTCGAACAACGGCGGCGGACTGTTCTCCCGGCTGCGCGAGACGTTCACCGGCCGCTAG
- a CDS encoding 16S rRNA (uracil(1498)-N(3))-methyltransferase: MRTLFYVDTVPGVGDLAVVEGDEGFHAATVRRIRPGEELDLGDGAGTVARCVVEGVAKGRLTARVHERRHLDRRAPTVTVVQALPKSERAELAVELATEVGADAFVAWQAARCVARWDGAAKIDKGLRRWAAVARSAARQSRRAHIPTVEGVVSTADLADRVRSQRPGTVLVLHESASRPLSDVPLSDTGAVTLVVGPEGGITDAELAALTDAGAVVVRLGPTVLRTSTAAAVALGALGVLTSRWA, encoded by the coding sequence GTGCGGACCCTCTTCTACGTCGACACGGTTCCCGGCGTCGGTGACCTGGCCGTCGTCGAGGGTGACGAGGGGTTCCACGCCGCCACCGTGCGCCGGATCCGTCCCGGCGAGGAGCTCGACCTCGGCGACGGTGCGGGCACCGTGGCTCGCTGCGTCGTCGAGGGCGTTGCCAAGGGCCGGCTGACGGCGCGCGTGCACGAGAGACGGCATCTCGACCGCCGCGCGCCGACGGTGACCGTGGTGCAGGCGCTGCCCAAGTCCGAGCGGGCCGAACTGGCCGTCGAGCTGGCCACCGAAGTGGGGGCCGACGCCTTCGTCGCCTGGCAGGCCGCGCGCTGCGTGGCGCGCTGGGACGGCGCCGCGAAGATCGACAAGGGGCTGCGCCGGTGGGCAGCGGTGGCACGGTCGGCGGCGCGGCAGTCCCGGCGTGCCCACATCCCCACCGTCGAGGGCGTGGTGTCCACCGCCGACCTGGCCGACCGGGTGCGATCACAGCGCCCGGGCACGGTGTTGGTGCTGCACGAGTCGGCCAGCCGTCCGCTGAGCGACGTGCCGTTGTCGGACACCGGCGCGGTGACGCTGGTCGTCGGACCGGAGGGCGGCATCACCGACGCCGAACTGGCCGCGCTCACCGACGCGGGTGCCGTGGTGGTGCGGCTGGGCCCGACGGTGCTGCGCACCTCGACGGCGGCGGCCGTCGCGTTGGGCGCGCTCGGGGTGCTGACGTCACGCTGGGCCTGA